From one Triticum urartu cultivar G1812 chromosome 3, Tu2.1, whole genome shotgun sequence genomic stretch:
- the LOC125545556 gene encoding nucleolin-like: MFHQLSLLNVSKQASAAASRRRTAAAARGSEAARGDGRFSREEELELELDLLSLPAVGGKQKMDAAGTSKRGRRPPTKPQKLKFKPKVPSRKPKKPPAQKPQLEETKPIDEELMKTLRTGRGDAKTLRVIKDEQSAQNSDSKTLSSAAGVSFQAAQSGKHKQPKNSQKALQIPRAFPANPERFYGDEDDEDEDDDNVVREDDNDVELPESLPSSTECESSIHPAKELNLLEHEDKTRMFLFQLPKSLPLLRTPSTVVHRNGRAIVKEVKEGYNLNDLPGGYMGKMLVYKSGKVKMKLGDAVFDVSPGTECGMQQHAVAVNTRRKHCCQLGEIERQHVVVTPDVNSLLNDNRD, translated from the exons ATGTTTCACCAGCTTTCCCTCCTGAACGTCTCAAAGCAAGCATCAGCAGCAGCATCGAGAAGAAGAACGGCTGCTGCAGCTCGAGGGAGCGAGGCTGCGAGGGGCGACGGCCGTTTCTCCAGAGAGGaagagctcgagctcgagctcgaccTCCTGTCCCTTCCGGCAGTAG GGGGAAAGCAGAAAATGGACGCGGCAGGTACCTCCAAGAGAGGTCGTCGTCCTCCTACCAAG CCACAGAAGCTTAAGTTCAAGCCGAAAGTGCCGTCGCGCAAGCCAAAGAAACCACCTGCACAAAA GCCACAACTGGAAGAGACAAAACCAATTGATGAAGAGTTAATGAAGACACTGAGG ACGGGACGAGGAGATGCAAAAACTTTGCGAGTTATAAAAG ATGAGCAATCGGCACAGAATTCCGACTCGAAGACGCTTTCTTCTGCAGCTGGAGTTAGCTTCCAAGCGGCGCAGTCAGGAAAGCACAAGCAACCAAAAAATTCTCAG AAGGCACTTCAAATCCCTAGGGCCTTCCCTGCCAATCCAG AAAGGTTCTACGGTGATGAAGATGACGAGGACGAAGATGATGATAATGTTGTTCGAGAAGATGACAATGATGTTGAGTTACCGGAGTCTCTCCCAAGCTCAACCGAATGTGAATCTTCCATCCATCCAGCGAAAGAGCTCAATCTGCTC GAACACGAAGACAAGACAAGGATGTTCTTGTTCCAGTTGCCGAAATCTCTTCCTCTGCTCAGAACACCATCCACTGTAGTTCATAGGAATGGAAGGGCCATTGTCAAGGAGGTGAAAGAAGGGTACAACCTGAATGATCTGCCAGGGGGGTACATGGGCAAGATGCTGGTGTACAAGAGCGGCAAGGTCAAGATGAAGCTGGGAGATGCCGTGTTCGAT GTGAGCCCAGGCACGGAATGCGGGATGCAGCAGCACGCAGTAGCGGTGAACACTAGAAGGAAACATTGCTGCCAGCTTGGGGAGATCGAGAGGCAGCATGTCGTGGTGACCCCGGATGTCAACTCCCTGCTGAATGACAATAGGGACTAG